In Spirosoma sp. KUDC1026, the sequence GGCCGGCAATGCCGCTGACGATGCCGCAGCCAATCCACAGGCCGCCGACGACATTGCCGGCAACTTTTTCAGCCGACTCTTCAAGCAGGGGCAGGCAACAGTCAATCAGGTTGATCGGGAGGACGCTGTCAATGTCGTGATGAAGCGGACTGGTAAAAGCCGGGCCGAATCAGAACAGATTGTCGACAACTGGATCAATACGTACCAGAAGGCAGCCGCACAGTTCAGTCAAACCACAGCCGAAGCGGGTAACAAGGCCCGTCACATTGCCGACGATGCCGCGTCTGCCGCGTCGAAAGCAGCGATATACGGCTTTTTCGGGCTGTTGATTGGCGTAGTCGCGTCGGGCTTTGGTGCCAAACTGGGCACCGATTCCAAAGACGACTACAATGCGTACGACCGTCCGGTTCAGGAAACGGTACGATAGAAAAGCGGTTCGAAAAAGGGGGGCTTTCCAACTGGATCAACCAAACCTGGTGGGAGAAGCTTGAGTCCTTCCCCGCCCTTTCCCTGACGCAGACACTCATTCAGGACATTTGGTTGGTTGATGTTATCCTGACACATCCATATCCATGCTGTTGGGTCAACGCAGCCTGTTACCGATTATGCTATGATTCCTCAGAAACCAACCAACGAACCGGGTAACGAAACGTTGAACGCTGCTGACCCGGCTATTCCATCACAGCGCAGCGAGGCCGCGTTTCTGACGATTCCACTGATCAGCGAACAGCTTCAGGTCGGCAAACAGGTCGTTGAAACGGGCCGCGTTACGCTCACCAAAACGGTTCAACAGCACGAGCAGGCCGTTCAGATTCCTCTGCTTCAGGAAGAGATAGTGGTCGAGCGCGTGATCGTCGATCAACTCGTCGATGCGGCTCCAGCAGTGCGGCAGGAAGGCGATACAACGATTTACCCGGTACTTAAAGAAGAGATTGTTGTGCTGAAACGACTGCGGCTGGTGGAAGAAATCCGGATTACCAGACGACAGTCTGAAATAACCGATACGCAAACGGTTTCGCTCCGGGAGGAAGCGATAACTATCGAGCGCACGGCGTTACCCTCAACCGAACGTCCCGGGTGAACCGACGCCTTTACAGCGTCGGTTCACCCGTGGTTATACGTTACCCTAATTCATTTCTTACCCGTAAAAACAAATCTAAGTTATGGCACTTACAGTCCTTGGCGTTTTTGATAACGCATCCGAAGCCCGGCAGGCCGTTGAAAACCTGGTCAATGCGGGTATTACACGCCAGAACATCGATCTATCGCTCCGGTCAGATTCCTCGGCCGCCTATGGCGATACCACATCGAATCAATATACGACAACCCGTACCGACGACGATGATGATTCGGGTAGCAGTATTGGTAGTTTTTTCAGTTCGCTCTTCGACGATGACGACGACGCGAACCGATACGCCCGGGCCACTGAAAGCGGTTCGCTGGTGACGGTTCATGTTCAGACGGAAGATGAAGCTGAAAAAGCGGCCGATATCCTGGATGATGCCGGTGCCGTCAATGTCAATGAACGGCTACCCCTCTCTGACAGCCTGACCAACAAACCCAGTGCGTCGATGGGGGCCGCCTTCACCGATACGGATCAGCCAACGGGCGATCAGACCATCAAGGTTATCGAAGAAAATCTGGAGGTAGGCAAGCGTACCGTCGAAACGGGTGGTGTTCGGCTTCGCAGCCGGATTGTGGCTAAGCCCGTTGAAGAAAGCATCCGCCTGCGCGAAGAACGGGTCACCGTACAGCGCAATGCGGTCAACCGGCCGGCTACGGCTGCCGACCTGGATGCCTTTAAAGAAGGTCAGGTCGAGATGACTGAATACCAGGAAGTACCCGTGGTGTCGAAAACAGCAACGGTCGTTGAGGAAATTTCGGTGGGTAAGGATGTGACCGAGCACGACGAAGTAGTTCGGGATACGGTCCGTAAAACGGAGGTAGATATTGACGACATGACCGATTCAAAGAAGCCCCTGAGCGACGGCGATGAGGTGACCTATTCAACGAAATAATCGTAGACCTTTAACGATTGGAACGGCTGGAAACGGTCGTTCCAATAGCTGTATCCTGATTTTGTCTTAGCCCCCTATTAGCTGGACAAATTTTCTGAAAAGGTTGTGTCGTAAATTACCTGTGCTTCCTCCCATTTCTGCTGAGGTGTTACAAAACCAATCGAACGATGAAGACGGTGATTGTTGTAATGGAAAAAATAACGCCCTAACATTTCTTTGGCCTCATAATAGCTGTCAAATACATTGCGCTCGATCACATCATGTTCTAGAATGCTGTGAAAAGCTTCAATGTACGAGTTCTCTTCAGGGGTGGCCACATGAGTGAATTCCTGCTTGATTTCGGAGCTTTTCAAAAAGTTACGTACCGAGTGAGCAATGAATTGACTGCCATTATCATTGCGCAAAATGACGCCCTTCAGTTCATGATTCCGGTTGATTCGTCGAAAAAGATTGATTAAGTCGATTTGACGAATACTGCCTTGGAATAGCCAATCCAGAATTTTGCGGCTATACACATCAATGACGCTCAACAGATAGTAATTCCGCCGTTCCCCTTCTACCCAGACGTATTTGATATCCCAGCACAGGTATTCCAAGGGCTTGGTCGCTTCGATTCGTCTGAATTTAACAAATTCCCGCTTGCCCATCGGTCGGATCACTTTGCCCAGAAGTAAATTATGCTCTTGCATGAGTCGATACACCTTTTTCTTATTGATTAAGTATTCTTTTTTCAACTCGTGGGTGATGTATTCGTAGCCAAGGGCATTGAACTCAACATCCAGCAGTTGCCGAATACTGACCACGACCAGTTGGTTGTCTACCCACGATCCATCCCGTTTCATGGTTACCTGGCTGGGGCGTGCTCCAGGTCTACCTGATTGTGGTTGGTAGTAAAACACGCTCCGAGGTACACTAAGCCACTGGCATAACAGGGTACGACTTACTTGATTTTCAAACTGTTTCATGAGTGCTAGCTTCTCCTGGAGTGAATAGGAGTTTTTTTTAGTAGCTCACTTTTGATCTCCAGTTCCAAAGCTTGTTTTGCTACAATCCGCTTCAGGCGTTCATTTTCTTCTTCGAGCACTCGAAGCTGGGGATCGACGCGTGCGTAAGAATCTTTGAGGCCTTCTTTGCCTTTACTCAAATACTTCAATTTCCACTTGCGCAGCAGCGAAGGAGATAGATTGTATTTTCGACAAGTCTCGGCATGGCCGTCACGAATGGCTTCCTGGACGATAGAATAGCGGTCATCGGGAGTAAAACTCCGCCTTAATTTGCTCATGGTATCTGAATGTAAAAGGACTAAACTGTTTTTACAATTTTGTCCAGTCATTCAGGGGGTTAAGACAATTTCTATAATCAGGCAGGCAAAAAAACAGTGTCTCTAAGTCCTTTATAAGGTTTGCTTAAGTCCATTCTAAGCTCACAATACGTACTTTGAAAACAGGTAGTATTCCATAAATACAAACAATATGAACATTAAAATACATTCGCTGCGGTCCCTGCTGGCAACCGCATTCGTCGCCCTGTCGCTGACTGGCTTTCAGGCCTGTACCAGTGATTCTGAGAAGTCCCGCACCGGCGAAGCGGTCGAAAACACGGGAGATGCTATTGAGGCAGACGCCAAAGCAGCAGCGGACCAGACGGCTACGGATTTCCAGACGGAACGCGCTAAAGCGGTCACGAATCTGGAACAGGAGCGGGATGAACTCGATCAGGAAATCGACGAGCTTCAACGAAAAATAGATCGTAGCACTGACAAAGCAAAAGAGTCGATGAACCGGCAAATGGATGAGTTTAAACGGGAACACCAGGATTTGGACCGGGACATCGACAAAGCTAAAAATGCCACGGAAGATGCCTGGCAGGACATTAAAGCAGGCTTCAAAAAAGCAGGGCGTACCCTCGACCGGTCATTTGATAAGGCGGGTGACAAACTGGATACTAATGAATAACGATAACTTTTCCTCAGCATGCACGAAGCCTTATTTGGTGCACCGGTTATTCCACTGGAGCAACTCTGGACCGTCGAGAAAGCCGCGCCTAACCTGATTATCTGGGCTGCGCCAATCATGTTCTTACTGACGGGCGTCGAGATTCTGATTACGTACCTTCAGGAGAAACCGTACTACAACCGGCAGGAGACAATTGGGTCTACGCTGGTGGGAATCGGCTCCGTCGTGATTGGTACCGGCCTGAAATTTGCGTTGCTGTATGGGGTCGTCTGGATATACAACCTGCTCCCCTGGCGGATGGCACTCAACTGGTGGACGTTCATTCCCTGCTACGTTATTTTTGACTTTTTCAGCTACTGGGCCCACCGCATCTCCCACGAACGCCGGTTTTGGTGGACAACTCACGTGGTGCACCATTCAAGCGAACATTACAACCTGACGGTTTCCTTCCGGCTGAGTTGGATTCAGAATTTAAAGATCATTTTTTTTCTGCCTGTAGCGCTGATTGGCTTTCATCCCATTGTTTTTTTTACCGTCAGTCAGATCGCGGTTCTGTTTCAGTTCTGGGTGCATACCGAATACATCCGGCGGTTGCCTAAATGGGTTGAATTCATCTTCGCCACGCCGTCGAATCACCGGGTTCACCACGGATCGCAGGAGAAATACATCGACAAAAATTACGGGGCGACCTTTATTTTTTGGGATCGGCTGCTGGGTACCTATCAGCCGGAAGAAGAAGCTCCCGTCTACGGCATCACGACCAATATCGGTAACAAGGCCAACCCGATTCACATCAATTTCCATGAATTTATCGATATGGTAAACGACGTAAAAAAAGCCCGTGGGTTGCGGCAGAAGCTGTTTTATTTCTACGGCAGCCCCATTGCCGTAGCGCTAAAAAAGCAGCAGTTAACTCAGTCAGCCGATGTATCAGCGGCCAAGGATGCTGAACAGCCTACCCAATCGACAAGGTCATAGCAATGGGCTGACAGACCAATTCCGACCGCTGATCTGACAAGCCAGCCGTTTACTTACCCAGTTAATCACTGATCCGCCATTTTAACCTGTTCATCACCCACACGATGATTAATCTATTTCTTCTCCTACAGCCGCCCCGGGTCAACGAGCCACCATTTACGTTTAATGACGGTATTACACTATTCTGGCACACGGTACGCGATTTTCTAAAAGGAACCGTTGAGCGACTACCTTATCTCATTGTTGGCGCGGTGGTTTTTTTACTGTTCTGGCTGCTGGGGAAAGGGCTCAAAAAAGTTATCAATAAGGTAGCCGTTCAAAGCCATTCCATCGACGATACCCTGGCCAGCCTGATAAGCCGAATTGTCAGTTTGCTCATTACTGTGATTGGCTTTCTGGCGGCCTGTGTGGTAGTTTTTCCGTCGTTCAAGCCCGGCGACATCATTGCGGGCCTGGGCGTTACGTCGGTGGCTATTGGCTTTGCCTTTAAAGACATTCTCCAGAATTTTTTCGCCGGTATCCTGCTTCTGTGGCGTCGGCCGTTCAAAGTCGGCGACCAGATAAAAGTCAAAGAGTACGAAGGAACCGTCGAGGAAATCAACATGCGCTCGACGCGGCTCAAAACGTACGATGGCGAGCGAGCCATTCTGCCCAATGGCGACGTATACACCAGTTCTATTCTGGTTCGAACGGCGTACAATAAACGGCGGCTCAAATTTGTGGTCGGCATTGGTTACCCGGATTCGATTGAAGAAGCCCGACATGTGATTCACCACGTACTGGATGGCATCGAAGGGGTTCTGAAAGACCCCGGTTCCTGGGTATACGTCACGGAACTGGCGGGTTCATCGGTGAACCTGACGGTTTTTTTCTGGGTCGAGTCTCAGCAGGCCAATGCCCTGAAAGTAAGCGACCAGGTGGTGACGGGCATTAAACTGGCCCTTGACAAAGCCAGTATCGATATGCCGTTTCCGCATACGGTTGTGTTACTGGAAAACCAGCCCGGCAGCGATGGTCCGGCTATCTTATCGCGACCGCCGGCCAAAGCGAAAGCCGCTCCCCGTTTAAATGGTCAGAAAACATGATCGACATAGCAGCAACCCTCCACGACTGGGTTTTCAAGGGCTGGGAAAGCATCGGACGCGTAGTGTTCGTGGGCATACTAGCCTATATTGGCCTACTGATTTTTCTGCGTATTTCGGGAAAGCGTACTCTCTCGAAAATGAATGCTTTTGATTTAGTGATAACAGTGGCGCTTGGTTCTACCTTTTCGACTATCATCATCTCCCGCCAGACGGGCTTAGCCGATGGCCTCACCGCGCTCGCGCTGCTGGTTACCCTTCAATACAGCGTTGCCTGGCTGTCCATCCGATGGCCCTGGTTCCAGCGGGCAATAAAAAGTGAACCCACTCTGCTGTTTCACCAGGGGCAGTACCTCCGGCTGGCGTTGCGCCGGGAGCGGGTTGCCGAGGGTGAAGTGCTGGCGGCCATACGTAGTTCGGGCGCGGCCCGGCTGGAAGACGTAACGGCGGTTGTCCTGGAAACCGATGGTTCGTTTACGGTCATTCAGAAAGGAAGTCAGGACAGCGTTACCAGCCTTCAGAACGTCCAGCAACCAGCGACTGGCGAGTCTTATCCGACAACATAACGTGAAGTCGTTCACGCTCGTACGAAATGTATTTAGCATTGCCAATACCAAGTCTGAAAAGCTCAGTATAATCAAGGCTAATCCAATGCCTATTATATTAAAGGAAGGGTGTAAGCTGACATAGCTGAGCGCTGTTTATATACTGAGCGCCTAGATAGGTCAGCAATATTCATCACCAACAGGCCAGTTTTTTCGGTTGCTGTGCGCCTTTATTTGTTGAGAAAGTGACTTGCTTTTACCCGCTTAACGAATTCGGGGCTGGCCATTACTAGAAATTTTTTATTGTAAGGTAAATTGTTTTTAAGTTATCCTTGCTGTCCAGTTTTAGGGGAACACCACACGTATACATAGGTCAGACCGGGTTGTGTCTCAAAGCCGGGGCTCTTTTTTCGATACCGGTTATTTTTTCTGGTATTCTCTAGGAACAGCTAGTGGAAGGTCTCAAGCTGAAAACAGTCAGGAGCAGCCAGTGGCTAGGTTTCAGCGGGTGGCTGGCTGACGAGTTGTGATGGGGCCAGTCCGAACTGCTTTTTGAAGGCGAACGAAAAATGAGAGAGATTCTCAAAACCAGCGTGTATGTAAACATCAATGGGCCTTTGTTTTTTCACCGTAAGTTGGTAGTGAGCTCGCTCCAGACGTTTCTGCTGGAGCCAGCGACCCGGTGTCATCCTGAAAATTTGTTTAAAGTCTTTTTTGAACGTAGTCAGGCTACGTCCCGTCAGGTAGCTGAATTTCTCCAACGGCAGGTTGAACATAAAGTTCCGTTACATGAATTCAGCTAAATCTATTTTACCGGGCTCCTGTAAGACCGCTAGAATTCGCCGACTCTGTGGGTCGAACGCATCCAGCAAAGTCAGACATTCACTGATCTTAATCTCCGCCAGGTCCGGCGGTAACTCATTCTGCAACGTAAAATACGGAACGAGGGACTGAAAAAAGCTTTCCAGCAGCGGATGCTGACGTAGTGTAAGATGGCTCGTCCAGCGCTGTTCGGCCCGATTAGCCGGGCGGTCGCTGTAAAACTGATGCAGGGTTTCTTTTGAGAACAATATGGATACGGACCGGAAAGGCTCACCCTGGGCGGG encodes:
- a CDS encoding DUF421 domain-containing protein produces the protein MIDIAATLHDWVFKGWESIGRVVFVGILAYIGLLIFLRISGKRTLSKMNAFDLVITVALGSTFSTIIISRQTGLADGLTALALLVTLQYSVAWLSIRWPWFQRAIKSEPTLLFHQGQYLRLALRRERVAEGEVLAAIRSSGAARLEDVTAVVLETDGSFTVIQKGSQDSVTSLQNVQQPATGESYPTT
- a CDS encoding AraC family ligand binding domain-containing protein: MVPSGAATKGRIFVSCKREKHYSREVVLDQHALVYVYAGTLEISYADHNQTFGPGSAVLIPSNQLGRLAKLPAQGEPFRSVSILFSKETLHQFYSDRPANRAEQRWTSHLTLRQHPLLESFFQSLVPYFTLQNELPPDLAEIKISECLTLLDAFDPQSRRILAVLQEPGKIDLAEFM
- a CDS encoding transposase — protein: MSKLRRSFTPDDRYSIVQEAIRDGHAETCRKYNLSPSLLRKWKLKYLSKGKEGLKDSYARVDPQLRVLEEENERLKRIVAKQALELEIKSELLKKTPIHSRRS
- a CDS encoding mechanosensitive ion channel family protein, whose amino-acid sequence is MINLFLLLQPPRVNEPPFTFNDGITLFWHTVRDFLKGTVERLPYLIVGAVVFLLFWLLGKGLKKVINKVAVQSHSIDDTLASLISRIVSLLITVIGFLAACVVVFPSFKPGDIIAGLGVTSVAIGFAFKDILQNFFAGILLLWRRPFKVGDQIKVKEYEGTVEEINMRSTRLKTYDGERAILPNGDVYTSSILVRTAYNKRRLKFVVGIGYPDSIEEARHVIHHVLDGIEGVLKDPGSWVYVTELAGSSVNLTVFFWVESQQANALKVSDQVVTGIKLALDKASIDMPFPHTVVLLENQPGSDGPAILSRPPAKAKAAPRLNGQKT
- a CDS encoding IS3 family transposase yields the protein MKQFENQVSRTLLCQWLSVPRSVFYYQPQSGRPGARPSQVTMKRDGSWVDNQLVVVSIRQLLDVEFNALGYEYITHELKKEYLINKKKVYRLMQEHNLLLGKVIRPMGKREFVKFRRIEATKPLEYLCWDIKYVWVEGERRNYYLLSVIDVYSRKILDWLFQGSIRQIDLINLFRRINRNHELKGVILRNDNGSQFIAHSVRNFLKSSEIKQEFTHVATPEENSYIEAFHSILEHDVIERNVFDSYYEAKEMLGRYFFHYNNHRLHRSIGFVTPQQKWEEAQVIYDTTFSENLSS
- a CDS encoding helix-turn-helix domain-containing protein, with the protein product MFNLPLEKFSYLTGRSLTTFKKDFKQIFRMTPGRWLQQKRLERAHYQLTVKKQRPIDVYIHAGFENLSHFSFAFKKQFGLAPSQLVSQPPAET
- a CDS encoding YsnF/AvaK domain-containing protein is translated as MALTVLGVFDNASEARQAVENLVNAGITRQNIDLSLRSDSSAAYGDTTSNQYTTTRTDDDDDSGSSIGSFFSSLFDDDDDANRYARATESGSLVTVHVQTEDEAEKAADILDDAGAVNVNERLPLSDSLTNKPSASMGAAFTDTDQPTGDQTIKVIEENLEVGKRTVETGGVRLRSRIVAKPVEESIRLREERVTVQRNAVNRPATAADLDAFKEGQVEMTEYQEVPVVSKTATVVEEISVGKDVTEHDEVVRDTVRKTEVDIDDMTDSKKPLSDGDEVTYSTK
- a CDS encoding sterol desaturase family protein; translation: MHEALFGAPVIPLEQLWTVEKAAPNLIIWAAPIMFLLTGVEILITYLQEKPYYNRQETIGSTLVGIGSVVIGTGLKFALLYGVVWIYNLLPWRMALNWWTFIPCYVIFDFFSYWAHRISHERRFWWTTHVVHHSSEHYNLTVSFRLSWIQNLKIIFFLPVALIGFHPIVFFTVSQIAVLFQFWVHTEYIRRLPKWVEFIFATPSNHRVHHGSQEKYIDKNYGATFIFWDRLLGTYQPEEEAPVYGITTNIGNKANPIHINFHEFIDMVNDVKKARGLRQKLFYFYGSPIAVALKKQQLTQSADVSAAKDAEQPTQSTRS
- a CDS encoding YsnF/AvaK domain-containing protein codes for the protein MIPQKPTNEPGNETLNAADPAIPSQRSEAAFLTIPLISEQLQVGKQVVETGRVTLTKTVQQHEQAVQIPLLQEEIVVERVIVDQLVDAAPAVRQEGDTTIYPVLKEEIVVLKRLRLVEEIRITRRQSEITDTQTVSLREEAITIERTALPSTERPG